AATCACAGCCTCCTCTGAGGGAACCAAAGAAAAGAAGGGATCAAAATAAACGACAACGACATCAACAGAGATACCCAGCGGCCTGCGTGTGGTCGTCCGACTGTCCCGTTGCGGCCCTGCTGTACTGTGTCCCTGAGGAGGGAGACTAATGCGTGTGGCGTCGCTGTACTCCGGGTCAGTGGAGGATGAGTCCGGTCATGGAGGCTCAGACCATGCAGGCCAAGCAGCAGCAGCTACAACACTATCTGGAGAAAGGGGTCCCGCTTGAGCCCTTCATGCACCAGGTGGGGGGCCACTGCTGCGTGCTGCGTTTCGGGGAGCAGACCATCTGCAAGCCCCTCATCCCCCGAGAGCACCAGTTCTACAAGAGCCTACCCAGCGCCATGAGGAAGTTCACCCCCCAGTACAGAGGTAAGAGACTACCCCgacagacacatttcagttgaatgcgttcagttgtacaactgactaagtatccccctttcctaACCCCAACCTCCACCGCATCCATCTACTGTGTGTGACTGGGTTAATGTTgtgctgctgtgttctctctctcttttttccatattacatcctctctctcactatctcttgaTTGGTATGGAAGGCAGTTGGAAAAGAGGGTAGGCTATTGCAGGTGCATGCATTTTTTACTATGCAATTTTCATTATTCACGGTCCATGTAAGCCCATGGTTTTAGGGTGTTTTCAGGAAGTCTGACTATGGCCCTCCACGGAAGGATCAGGTGGGTTTTGTCAATTCTCCCAAGGCCCAGGGTAGGACTTTGCATGCCAGCCAGGATGCTGTGTGGTAGCAGGTGCTATTGGACCTGGCCACAGGAGGGCACTGTAGCATTGGAGCACCACCAGGGTGTCCTGCCCCTGTGTGCAGTCACACAGAAACCAGTTGGAGCTGTGTTTCTCTGCCCATAGAGCATGCAGAGCAGGTAGAATGTAGTATAGTatgcattaacctctctggggtatgtgggacgctattcaatagccagtgaaatagcagggcggcaaattcaaaacaacaaaaatctcataattcaaatttctcaaacatacaactattatatcccattttaaagatacacttctcgttaatccaaccacattgtccgatttcaaaaaggctttacggcgaaatcataacattagattatgttaggacagagccgagacaagaaaaaccacacagccattttccaagcaaggagaggcatcacaaaaaccagaaatacagctaaaatgaatcactaacctttaatgatcttcatcagatggcactcataggacttcatgttacacaatacatgtatgttttgctcaataaagttcatatttatatccaaaaaccccattttacattggcgtataatgttcagaaatgttttgcctcccaaaacttccggtgaatgagcacatcaatttacagaaatactcatcataaacgttgataaaatattcaacagttattcaaagaattatagatacacttctccttaatgcaactgcgGTGTAAATTttacaataatctgagtacagcgctcggatatcaaaacaagccatacagatacccgccattttggagtcaacagaaatgacaaaaattacattataaatattcacttacctttgatgatcttcatcagaatgcactcccaggaatcctagttccacaataaatgtttgttttcttcgataaagtccatcatttatgtccaaatacctcctttttgttcgcgcgtttagtccactactctaaatgcaggaagcgcgccgaaatgtcacgacgaaaagtccaaAAAAGTTCTATTgatgttcgtagaaacatgtcaaacgatgtatagcatcaatctttaggatgtttttatcataaatcttcagtaatattccaaccggacaattccaatatCTTCAAAAAAGTAAAGGAACACAGTTAACTCTCATGTGAgtgcgcgccactgagctcatgtcattttctcagtcatctacttccaggagctcttattctctccctattcacagtagaagcatgtaacaatgttctaaagactgttgacatctagtggaagccttaggaagtgcaaaatgaaccctaagtcactgtataggcaatcacttgaaaaactacaaacctcagatttccacacttcctggttggatttttctcaggattttgcctgccatatgagttatgttatactcagacatcattcaaacagttttagaaacttcagagttttctatcaaaatctactaataatatgcatatccgaccttctgagtctgagtagcaggcagtttactacgggcacacctttcatccggacgtcaaaatactgccccctaccctagagaagttaattgaAGACAGGTTTAGTTGCACACATAAATATGCATTCTAACAGGAGAGGGGTGAATCTGTCATGCCATGACATCAGTATCTAAGGCTTGAGATTCAGAAGGCAGTGTGGACCTGCAGGGTCCTAAAGTCCTCTCAATCTGGTTAACTCTCCCCTTCCACCACAAGTGCTGCGTCTCCCCTCCACTGTCTAGCCctttaacagtgggttatctaaCACTGTTACGGTTCACTGCAGCTGTTTGTCTTTAGTCCCTGACAGACAAGTGAAAGGTGAACCTGTGTGTGCACACAAGGAAGAGGAGATCCAATTCATCCCAGTCTGTATCTCCCTTTTCTATCTTCATCTTCAATCTTCCCTTTGAGCTACAGTACCTTTCCATGTTAATATTTGCAGCTGTTGTGTCCTGTGCATCCCCACAGAGAGTTGGGGTGGCTGGGTGAGAGAGGTGGGATGATTCTGGATAGGGTAGGGTGGGGCATGACTCATGAGAGAGGGGGGTTAGAATGATGCACTTGCGGGATGGGCGTGAGAGACTGAGTGACTGAAATAGGCTTTCACTTCATCCATCTGGTCCATCTACAGAGACTGCAAACGGTGCATGCTGTTCTGTTCTCTTATTGCACAAGTTGTTGTAAGGCAATATGCATAGGTTTACATTTGTGTTGGTTGGTACTCTATGGTGtttttaagatgttttatttaattttgCTCTGTCGCCTACTGTTTAATAATATTACTGCTATAATGGTTTGATAAACTAgttcaaatcaattcaaatcaatAGCATTTTTGATTGCATCTGCTCGAGCTTCGGTGGTTTGTGTTCGAAGTAACTTTCCTTTTCTGCATGATTGATAGTATaatattgagtgtgtgtgtgtgtgtgtgtgtgtgtgtgtgtgtgtgtgtgtgtgtgtgtgtgtgtgtgtgtgtgtgtgtgtgtgtgtgtgtgtgtgtgtgtgtgtgtgtgtgctgacacaACAGCATACTGTACACAAATATAAACAAGATTTCCAGATAGACACAGCCTCTATTGGTTTTTCCCAAGCCCCAtatctccattgcgctctctctctcgctcgctcaagATCCGAGTTGGGAgatttgtgtgtatgtttgttatGGAGTTGTCCAGGTCCTTTGATCTCTATCAGGTTGAGAGACACCAGGGCAGACAGCTCTGGAACTTTAGGAAGGCAGGAGAGTAAGAAGAGTTGGGGGTAAGAGACAGTCATTTGCATGTAAAAGGATCATTGAGCACCAATATGTGAAGTTCATAGTGTCATGTTAAATTGGATGTCAAGTGAAAGCTAAGACTATCTTTTTTAGATTaagaaatatgtatatattttttttaaatactattTTCCATCCCAAAAAATTTGAATAAGTAAATAAGTAAACTCACATATCTAATTTCAtctccctcatgaggagggaggataatgaaagttcacagaagtaacaagtaaaggtagacctatcCATTAGTTATTGTGattttactgatatcaattttgtTCATGAATTGTTAAGTGATAACTAGAAATTCTGTTACCAGGAATATTCTAAAAAAATCGGTAACGGAAtttctgcaattgaattggctacaatgggaaatcataataGTCACGAACTACAGTTGGGTTCACAAGttgacagtacagcacagtagacagtaaagaaaagtagagttcagtacagtattgtAGAGTTCAGTAGAACACACGAGTAGAGGACAGTATAATGTATTGTACTCTACAGTAcagaactatactgtactggatactctactgagctctactgtgctgtacttcaatgtccaaacttgtgaaacatagactcTACTAGcgaggtttccatccaattggtgactgATTTTGATATTCTAAAATCCAcaaaaacaatatgcacattttcccaccagagatgtttcaatcaaattgacttgttgcagataacaGTCGTTATTtgatgatgtagtgcacataTAAATAACTTTTGCGGTTACATTCACATGTACCGAATGCAAAATACAATGGATTTCCATTGAATTTAAACtccactgatggttttgtcagaagaaatgttgcgttatatagcgaatctctggtcttggcacatgtgctctagccaacagctcacagaaacAGTGTGGGCAGGCTACCTACGTGATGAGTACGAGATGATTtctatttgtcaaacggcagccacgCATCGATCATCAGAATAAGACCCACGATGTTTATTGGAAAGGAGAATCAAGCTCGTCAATGTGCACTTTCACCACAtatcttatttcatctgtagcctaataaactgcatgctttcccaaagtcttagtgggaggaccacacaatatCGTGTGACTCCACGTTTACATTGATattatggttattatatcaatatttgcacataaaggcatttccaccaTCATTTCTCGCATCattcattttaccgacacaaaaagatcccacccacaaattttctgtttccatcaggcctgtcgtgacattttttatccgacatgtactttgctcggttggatggaaacctggtttatgattggttcagatttggtccggccgAAACAAATTTGTTCTAGTTTGGGGGCAGAGCTATACCCAAATAGTGTGTAGAATAgtacccaaatatgcaaaggagGATTATGCATATTTATACTtttgtgtacctatttaggatacatcaccatgaagagaatgacattcagaGTTTTTGGAAAACATGTTCACAtaaaaaactgagggagatttaCCGGAATTCTGTTACCAagctttgcatctgcacagttcttccagtaaatgtgtttttgtgaaaTCTTCAGTGTAAagtgttaaaagtagtccttgtgagttgtatggtttgtttaactttgaagtcaatggtttttgtttggcatatatTTTTATAGAAAATTCTTAGTCTCAGCGCAattctgttactgtggaattgcccagACAAATACTTCCCAGTTGATTATATTTCCTGCTTGGAAATTCAAATACagtattacagagagagagagagagtcaaaataACCATTGCTTTGCAATTTCTATGAGGTTGATGTCTTACCGGTTGTTcttcttcctttcctctctctcttcgtctctctctatccctcaggTGTGGTATCTGTGAATtttgaggaggatgaggagggcaACCTGTGTCTCATAGCGTATCCCCTGCAAAGTGACTCTGGGGTGGGGGACCTGGAGAATATAGACCCATCGGTCAATGGCGAGCCCAACAGCAAGATGCTCCAGTGGGGCATCAAGCAGCTGTCTGCCCAGAGTCTGCCGGACTCACGCAAAGACAAGGACAAGAggtgagagacgagagagagacggatgcaCTTGAAACACTGTTACAGAGACCTACTGAGATAGCCTGTATGTCTATTTATTGGTGTGACTGGTGACtgagacaaatacacacacactttaaaaccCGCTCATTTGAGATCCCTCTTttaaaagtcactgagatctcttcttctagtcaAAATAATGAGCAACtaggcatttttatacatgacactaaacatttttatttaacctttatttaactaggcaagtcagttaagaacaaattcttattttcaatgacggcctacgaacagtgggttaactgccttgttcaggggcagaacgacatattttcaccttgtcagcttttggattcgatcttgcaacctttcggttactagtacaacgctctaaccactaggctacctgccgcccatgatggggatgttaattgcttaatatACTCATGAACCATGCCTGTCTGGAGGCACCTGCTTTCAAGATACTTTGTATGACACATTTTCCTTTCTTTTGGAAGTTACCTGTTTACCTGTAGGTTGAGACACATTGTAGGTTCTAGAATGTAAGCTCGATGCTCTCCACCCCTCCTGACTCCCCTCTCTTCCTATTTCCCCCAGTCATAAGCCCGAGGGGGAGGTGTTGGAGTGGCTGCAGCAGGATGAGGTGCCTCTGGGAAGCAGAAACGCCATCCAACACAACCCATGGAGACTCAAACTCCAACAAAAACACCTGCAGAGGATGAAGGAGAACGCCAAGCACCGCAACCAGTACAGTATCCTTTCAGCGTGGAACAACCACTTTGAACATCAGGCCATCCAGCACCTGCCTGCAAAGTTTGTCCATGTACTGTACCTAAACGTATTACTGTGTAGTACTGCCTATTTCTTCGCTCTGCAGAATCTTGTGCCCAAAGTAGCCTTACAATCTCACAGATAATCCACTTGTGACATCTGTGTATTTGTTAGTGAAGTGGATTGATGCGAGGAAAGGCTCGAGATGGATTGGTGTCCGGTCCATCTGATGAATTAGTGTCTGCTGATAGGGATTCAGGTCTTCCTACTACATTAGCGGAGAGTTAAGTCTCCAACCAGGTGCATTAGGAATATGATGTGATTCTCCTGTAACCAGAGGCTCCTTGACTCAGGACCCCTTCCCAGAATTCATCCTGCTGGAGAACCTGACGTGGCGTCACGCGGTTCCGTGCGTGCTGGACCTGAAGATGGGCACGCGGCAGCATGGTGACAACGTGTCCGAGGAGAAGAAGGTCATGCAAATCCGCAAGTGCCAGCAAAGCACCTCTGCCTCCATCGGAGTACGCCTCTGTGGCATGCAGGTGGGCACAATGTTAACTTGTGTGTTATTGATGGGGATGAGGCAGAATTGAAGAGTCTGAAATGATATATTGGGGAGGCATAGCTTAGTTCTAGTTCAGAATGAAAGGGAAGAAATGTGTTTCTGAACCCCTCcatctcctacctctctctcaggtATACCAGTCAGATTCGGGTCAGCTCATGTTCATGGATAAGTACATTGGGCGTAAACTAACCCTGTCGGGCTTCAAGGAGGCTctgttccagttcttccatgacgGGCGGCGTCTGCGGCGCGAACTGCTCTCCCCGGTGCTGCGGAGGCTCAGGGAGATGCAGGCAGCTCTGGAGGGCTGTGAGTCCTACCGCTTCTATTCCTCCTCCCTGCTCATCATCTACGACGGTGAGccaccccgcacacacacacgcagaggccCCGAGGACAGTCTGtctgaggaggaagaagaggaggaagtggagaaaGATGAAGAGGCAAGTGCGTTTGGGTTTCCccgcagcagtagtagtggtagaagtggTAGCATTGGAGGTGGACGTCTGGCAGCCCGATCTGATACAGGCCCTGGCCCGGCGGTGGATGTGAGGATGATTGACTTTGCCCACACCACATGCCCTGACTATGTGGAGGACAGTGTGGTGCACGAGGGCCAGGACAGTGGCTACATCTTCGGTCTGCAGAACCTCATCACCATCATATCCCAGCTGGAGGACCACTGCACAGACTGAAACACACAGTTTCTCTTCTTTCTTTTGAACTCATAGAAGACGCAGAACACAGGACTCCAGAGGCTGGACATAGGGACTGAACATTGCTGTAGCCAGTTTTTCCACAGGAGTCCTTTATTTGGGTGTTTTTGTTTGTATCTGTAAGGGATACAAAGGCCCATGAAGGTTACATTTGAAGAGACATTTGTAATATTTTCTTTAGTTGACTCAGTGTGTTGTCGCCATTACCTGCTTACTCTGTTACCTATTACAAAGTTGGTTATTTTACCCAGTTATTTATTTAGGGAAAAAGGCACACAAGAAAGTTTGAAATTATGTCCAAGACTGCAAGCATGGATTCCAATGATCCAAAGGTGCCTGCcttatgcaagcacacacacatgcactgattttgatgtgtgctactgattgggCAGATGTATTCTGAAAAAGCAAACAGAGAAACTGCTGTATGTGTGTGAAATAAGTTGATGAGAGGAAAGAGAAAACAACATCTCATCTTCCATTTTTCTTCTATACCAGTTTATTTGGCCACCCTCTATTCTTCTCCTTTTGCATTCATAGAATATACTATGGTATATTCAGATAGCAAATAGATTACATACAGAGACTATATCTTTATTTATTTGACATGTTtcttaaataaaatttaaaattaaaaattaaaataataaagTGAATGGAGATAAATTGTATGTTATTCATTTTGTTAGAATAATATTAATTAATATTGTTATTTGACATgttcaggtacagttgaagtcggaagtttacatacacttaggttggagtcattaaaactcatttttcaaccactccagaaatttcttgttaacaacctatagttttggcaagtcggttaggacatctactttatgcatgacacaagtattttttccaacaattgtttacagacagattatttcacttataattcactgtatcacaattccagtgggtcagaagtttacatacactaagttgactgtgcctttaaacagcttggaaattccagacaattatgtcatggctttagaaacttctgataggctaattgacataatttgagtcaattggaggtgtacctgtggatgtatttcaaggcctaccttcacactcagtgcctctttgcttgacatcatgggaaaatcaaaagaaatcagccaagacctcagaaaaaaattgtagacctccacaagtctggttcatccttgggagcaatttccaaacacctgaaagtaccacgttcatctgtacaaacaatagtacgcaagtataaacactattggaccacgcagccgtcatacctctcaggaaggagaggcgttctgtctcctagagatgaacgtactttggtgcgaaaagtgcaaatcaatcccagaaaaacggcaaaggaccttgtgaagatgctggaggaaacaggtacaaaggtatctatatccacagtaaaatgagtcctatatcgaaataacctgaaaggccgctcagcaaggaagaagccactgctccaaaaccggcataaaaaaagacagactagtttgcaactgcacatggggacaaagatcgtactttttggagaaatgtcctctggtctgatgaagcaaa
The sequence above is drawn from the Salmo salar chromosome ssa22, Ssal_v3.1, whole genome shotgun sequence genome and encodes:
- the LOC106582920 gene encoding inositol hexakisphosphate kinase 2, with protein sequence MSPVMEAQTMQAKQQQLQHYLEKGVPLEPFMHQVGGHCCVLRFGEQTICKPLIPREHQFYKSLPSAMRKFTPQYRGVVSVNFEEDEEGNLCLIAYPLQSDSGVGDLENIDPSVNGEPNSKMLQWGIKQLSAQSLPDSRKDKDKSHKPEGEVLEWLQQDEVPLGSRNAIQHNPWRLKLQQKHLQRMKENAKHRNQYKFILLENLTWRHAVPCVLDLKMGTRQHGDNVSEEKKVMQIRKCQQSTSASIGVRLCGMQVYQSDSGQLMFMDKYIGRKLTLSGFKEALFQFFHDGRRLRRELLSPVLRRLREMQAALEGCESYRFYSSSLLIIYDGEPPRTHTRRGPEDSLSEEEEEEEVEKDEEASAFGFPRSSSSGRSGSIGGGRLAARSDTGPGPAVDVRMIDFAHTTCPDYVEDSVVHEGQDSGYIFGLQNLITIISQLEDHCTD